In Aedes albopictus strain Foshan chromosome 3, AalbF5, whole genome shotgun sequence, the following are encoded in one genomic region:
- the LOC109424482 gene encoding FGFR1 oncogene partner 2 homolog isoform X2, with the protein MSVTFEQIILDAKRIANRLKDREALGDSLLLESESVNKQIESMRQFQDDIDILNKLARDRSNNQLITIIHQENPQIREIQQENRLLKAALEDHQHALEHIMTKYREHTQSKILNTKVNFVEAFSKHQQFNEQKDEVIRQQTQKIQEMAAVMQRASQLDEEKFNQEQEFLSKLITENKGLRELLEISHKYGSNGQKILVDDKSTQTDTYLLDALAASTSNSGTSFTESSVSNTGTIKVSPSSLKSQVPTASSSTAPPTTAAPALSGIASSSGSTLS; encoded by the exons ATGTCAGTCACATTCGAGCAGAtaattttggacgctaaaagaatCGCCAACCGGTTAAAGGACCGCGAAGCATTGGGCGATTCTCTATTGCTGGAGTCGGAATCCGTCAACAAACAGATTGAATCAATGCGGCAGTTTCAGGACGATATCGACATACTGAACAAGCTGGCACGGGACCGTTCCAACAATCAACTGATCACAATTATTCACCAGGAGAACCCACAGATCCGGGAGATCCAGCAGGAAAATAGACTGTTAAAGGCGGCCTTGGAAGATCACCAGCACGCACTGGAGCACATAATGACCAAGTATCGAGAACATACCCAGAGCAAGATCCTCAACACCAAGGTCAATTTTGTCGAAGCGTTTAGCAAACATCAGCAATTCAACGAGCAGAAAGACGAAGTGATCCGACAGCAAACTCAGAAGATCCAGGAAATGGCAGCGGTTATGCAGCGGGCCTCTCAACTGGACGAAGAGAAGTTCAACCAAGAGCAAGAGTTTCTCAGCAAGTTGATTACGGAAAATAAG GGTCTTCGAGAACTTCTGGAAATTTCCCACAAGTACGGTTCCAACGGGCAGAAGATTTTAGTTGACGATAAATCCACCCAAACTGACACATACCTGCTGGATGCGCTGGCGGCCTCCACATCTAATAGCGGAACGAGCTTTACCGAGTCATCAGTTTCGAACACCGGCACCATCAAGGTTAGTCCATCGTCCCTGAAGTCCCAGGTCCCGACCGCATCGTCATCTACGGCACCCCCCACAACGGCGGCACCGGCTTTAAGTGGAATCGCCAGTTCCTCTGGTTCCACCCTTTCGTGA